The Synchiropus splendidus isolate RoL2022-P1 chromosome 1, RoL_Sspl_1.0, whole genome shotgun sequence genome includes a window with the following:
- the LOC128752831 gene encoding oxysterol-binding protein 1 isoform X1 encodes MSHAVKEQMDELVKSLPSPSLPGVRLPGSDTHRGWLFKWTNYLKGYQRRWFVLSNGLLSYYRTQAEMAHTCRGTIPLATAHIEVGDSCHLVLTSGGRSYHLKATSDGECQRWVSALQQARANAAPLMHHSDDSGDEGPGQQEDQVLTPGVLKTLASRLDDLSTCNELIGKHGAALQRSLSELEEFRGSADGTDRVKAVNERATLFRITSNAMIKACRDFLDVAESHSRKWQKTLQYEREQRQKREERSHSLAQNVRPPQYVTTDGENVSPQLELCSSVGSIQKYKRWIITTSADR; translated from the exons ATGTCACATGCAGTCAAA GAGCAGATGGACGAGCTGGTGAAGAGTCTGCCCTCGCCGAGCCTCCCGGGGGTCCGTCTGCCGGGGTCGGACACCCACAGGGGCTGGCTCTTTAAATGGACCAATTACCTGAAGGGCTACCAGCGGCGCTGGTTTGTGCTCAGCAACGGCCTGCTGTCCTACTACAG GACTCAGGCAGAGATGGCGCACACTTGCCGGGGCACCATTCCCTTGGCGACGGCTCATATCGAGGTGGGCGACTCTTGCCACTTGGTGCTGACCAGCGGCGGCCGAAGTTACCACCTGAAGGCCACGTCCGATGGGGAATGTCAGCGTTGGGTTTCAGCCTTGCAGCAGGCGAGGGCCAACGCTGCGCCGCTGATGCATCACTCCG ATGACTCTGGAGATGAAGGCCCTGGGCAGCAGGAGGATCAGGTTTTAACCCCTGGTGTGCTGAAGACTCTGGCCAGCAGGTTGGATGACCTGAGCACCTGTAATGAGCTGATAGGGAAACACGGCGCTGCCCTCCAGCGCTCCCTCAGCGAGCTCGAGGAATTCCGAGGATCCGCCGACGGCACGGACCGAGTGAAAGCGGTTAATGAGCGAGCCACTCTCTTCCGGATCACCTCCAATGCTATGATCAAG GCCTGTCGTGACTTCCTGGATGTAGCAGAATCTCACAGCCGAAAGTGGCAGAAGACTTTGCAGTATGAGCGAGAGCAGcgccagaagagagaggaacgATCACACAGTCTAGCACAGAATGTCAGACCTCCTCAATATGTAACAACAGATGGGGAGAACGTCTCCCCACAGCTGGAACTCTGCTCTTCAGTCGGATCAATTCAGAAATATAAAAGATGGATAATAACCACCTCTGCTGATCGATGA
- the LOC128752831 gene encoding oxysterol-binding protein 1 isoform X2 has product MDELVKSLPSPSLPGVRLPGSDTHRGWLFKWTNYLKGYQRRWFVLSNGLLSYYRTQAEMAHTCRGTIPLATAHIEVGDSCHLVLTSGGRSYHLKATSDGECQRWVSALQQARANAAPLMHHSDDSGDEGPGQQEDQVLTPGVLKTLASRLDDLSTCNELIGKHGAALQRSLSELEEFRGSADGTDRVKAVNERATLFRITSNAMIKACRDFLDVAESHSRKWQKTLQYEREQRQKREERSHSLAQNVRPPQYVTTDGENVSPQLELCSSVGSIQKYKRWIITTSADR; this is encoded by the exons ATGGACGAGCTGGTGAAGAGTCTGCCCTCGCCGAGCCTCCCGGGGGTCCGTCTGCCGGGGTCGGACACCCACAGGGGCTGGCTCTTTAAATGGACCAATTACCTGAAGGGCTACCAGCGGCGCTGGTTTGTGCTCAGCAACGGCCTGCTGTCCTACTACAG GACTCAGGCAGAGATGGCGCACACTTGCCGGGGCACCATTCCCTTGGCGACGGCTCATATCGAGGTGGGCGACTCTTGCCACTTGGTGCTGACCAGCGGCGGCCGAAGTTACCACCTGAAGGCCACGTCCGATGGGGAATGTCAGCGTTGGGTTTCAGCCTTGCAGCAGGCGAGGGCCAACGCTGCGCCGCTGATGCATCACTCCG ATGACTCTGGAGATGAAGGCCCTGGGCAGCAGGAGGATCAGGTTTTAACCCCTGGTGTGCTGAAGACTCTGGCCAGCAGGTTGGATGACCTGAGCACCTGTAATGAGCTGATAGGGAAACACGGCGCTGCCCTCCAGCGCTCCCTCAGCGAGCTCGAGGAATTCCGAGGATCCGCCGACGGCACGGACCGAGTGAAAGCGGTTAATGAGCGAGCCACTCTCTTCCGGATCACCTCCAATGCTATGATCAAG GCCTGTCGTGACTTCCTGGATGTAGCAGAATCTCACAGCCGAAAGTGGCAGAAGACTTTGCAGTATGAGCGAGAGCAGcgccagaagagagaggaacgATCACACAGTCTAGCACAGAATGTCAGACCTCCTCAATATGTAACAACAGATGGGGAGAACGTCTCCCCACAGCTGGAACTCTGCTCTTCAGTCGGATCAATTCAGAAATATAAAAGATGGATAATAACCACCTCTGCTGATCGATGA
- the slc35e4 gene encoding solute carrier family 35 member E4 isoform X1, translating into MCIYHRCCPHTYDLNTENNDKNMIKPDGFSKYEATLQHGGRRRPPAEMLHLLSAVIVWLVTGTTISSLNKWIFAVYNFRYPLLLSALHMLTAIVVDYGLIKLRVVRHRGPGEQDLTVGAKCKVFLLSLTFCASIAFGNMGLNYVQLSFAQMIYTTTPLFTLAISTLILGKQHHVLKYTAMMPICLGASFSIMGEVQYDQTGCLFVFAATMLRGVKSIQQSILLQEEKINSVFLLYMMSIPSFCILAVAALALENWALLESPLHYDHHLWIFILLSCLGSVMYNLASCCVITLTSAVTLHILGNLNVVGNLLLSQLLFGTELSTLSCVGAVLTLSGMLIYQNSEFIVSYMDARKANAKAAERYHVAPVEGSDKASAACCQRTDDRDHDKAD; encoded by the exons ATGTGTATTTATCATCGATGCTGTCCTCATACGTATGACCTTAACAC AGAGAACAATGACAAGAACATGATCAAGCCAGATGGCTTCTCAAAGTACGAGGCGACTCTGCAACACGGAGGCAGGAGGAGGCCCCCTGCTGAGATGTTGCACCTGCTGTCGGCGGTCATTGTGTGGCTGGTGACCGGCACGACCATCTCAAGCCTCAACAAATGGATCTTTGCCGTCTACAACTTCAGGTATCCCCTCCTTCTCTCGGCACTGCACATGCTGACGGCCATCGTGGTGGACTACGGCCTGATCAAACTGCGGGTGGTGCGGCACAGGGGCCCTGGAGAGCAGGACTTGACGGTGGGCGCAAAATGTAAAGTCTTTTTGCTGAGTTTGACATTTTGCGCCAGCATTGCGTTTGGGAACATGGGACTGAACTATGTGCAGCTGTCGTTCGCCCAAATGATTTACACGACGACGCCGCTCTTCACGCTGGCCATCTCCACGCTGATCCTGGGCAAGCAGCATCATGTCCTGAAGTACACAGCCATGATGCCCATCTGCCTAGGGGCGTCCTTCAGCATCATGGGGGAGGTCCAGTACGACCAGACCGGCTGCTTGTTCGTTTTCGCAGCCACCATGCTGAGAGGGGTCAAGTCCATTCAACAAA GTATTCTACTTCAGGAGGAGAAGATCAACTCTGTGTTCCTGCTCTACATGATGTCCATTCCCAGCTTCTGTATACTGGCGGTGGCCGCTCTGGCCCTGGAGAACTGGGCCCTGCTGGAGTCTCCGCTCCATTACGACCACCACCTGTGGATCTTCATCCTGCTCAGCTGCCTGGGCTCGGTCATGTACAACCTGGCCAGCTGCTGCGTCATCACGCTCACCTCGGCCGTCACCCTGCACATCCTGGGCAACCTGAACGTGGTGGGAAACCTGCTGTTGTCTCAGCTGCTCTTCGGCACCGAGCTGTCCACCCTGAGCTGCGTCGGCGCCGTGCTGACGCTGTCCGGCATGCTCATCTATCAGAACTCTGAGTTCATCGTCAGCTACATGGACGCACGCAAGGCCAACGCTAAAGCAGCAGAACGCTACCACGTTGCCCCAGTTGAGGGTTCGGACAAAGCTTCAGCGGCATGTTGCCAGAGGACAGACGACAGAGATCATGACAAGGCAGACTGA
- the slc35e4 gene encoding solute carrier family 35 member E4 isoform X2: MIKPDGFSKYEATLQHGGRRRPPAEMLHLLSAVIVWLVTGTTISSLNKWIFAVYNFRYPLLLSALHMLTAIVVDYGLIKLRVVRHRGPGEQDLTVGAKCKVFLLSLTFCASIAFGNMGLNYVQLSFAQMIYTTTPLFTLAISTLILGKQHHVLKYTAMMPICLGASFSIMGEVQYDQTGCLFVFAATMLRGVKSIQQSILLQEEKINSVFLLYMMSIPSFCILAVAALALENWALLESPLHYDHHLWIFILLSCLGSVMYNLASCCVITLTSAVTLHILGNLNVVGNLLLSQLLFGTELSTLSCVGAVLTLSGMLIYQNSEFIVSYMDARKANAKAAERYHVAPVEGSDKASAACCQRTDDRDHDKAD, from the exons ATGATCAAGCCAGATGGCTTCTCAAAGTACGAGGCGACTCTGCAACACGGAGGCAGGAGGAGGCCCCCTGCTGAGATGTTGCACCTGCTGTCGGCGGTCATTGTGTGGCTGGTGACCGGCACGACCATCTCAAGCCTCAACAAATGGATCTTTGCCGTCTACAACTTCAGGTATCCCCTCCTTCTCTCGGCACTGCACATGCTGACGGCCATCGTGGTGGACTACGGCCTGATCAAACTGCGGGTGGTGCGGCACAGGGGCCCTGGAGAGCAGGACTTGACGGTGGGCGCAAAATGTAAAGTCTTTTTGCTGAGTTTGACATTTTGCGCCAGCATTGCGTTTGGGAACATGGGACTGAACTATGTGCAGCTGTCGTTCGCCCAAATGATTTACACGACGACGCCGCTCTTCACGCTGGCCATCTCCACGCTGATCCTGGGCAAGCAGCATCATGTCCTGAAGTACACAGCCATGATGCCCATCTGCCTAGGGGCGTCCTTCAGCATCATGGGGGAGGTCCAGTACGACCAGACCGGCTGCTTGTTCGTTTTCGCAGCCACCATGCTGAGAGGGGTCAAGTCCATTCAACAAA GTATTCTACTTCAGGAGGAGAAGATCAACTCTGTGTTCCTGCTCTACATGATGTCCATTCCCAGCTTCTGTATACTGGCGGTGGCCGCTCTGGCCCTGGAGAACTGGGCCCTGCTGGAGTCTCCGCTCCATTACGACCACCACCTGTGGATCTTCATCCTGCTCAGCTGCCTGGGCTCGGTCATGTACAACCTGGCCAGCTGCTGCGTCATCACGCTCACCTCGGCCGTCACCCTGCACATCCTGGGCAACCTGAACGTGGTGGGAAACCTGCTGTTGTCTCAGCTGCTCTTCGGCACCGAGCTGTCCACCCTGAGCTGCGTCGGCGCCGTGCTGACGCTGTCCGGCATGCTCATCTATCAGAACTCTGAGTTCATCGTCAGCTACATGGACGCACGCAAGGCCAACGCTAAAGCAGCAGAACGCTACCACGTTGCCCCAGTTGAGGGTTCGGACAAAGCTTCAGCGGCATGTTGCCAGAGGACAGACGACAGAGATCATGACAAGGCAGACTGA